The Saccharopolyspora gloriosae genome has a segment encoding these proteins:
- a CDS encoding NAD(P)/FAD-dependent oxidoreductase — translation MSTTEDSRREALDPAVLGFDPDALRARYRAERDRRLRPDGSEQYQATTGEFGYYADDPYVEPGFDREALHDHVEVLVVGGGFGGLTAAARLVERGFTDIRVVEKAGDFGGTWYWNRYPGVHCDIESYIYLPLLEELGSFPEWKYSPGSEIRGHAQAIGRHFGLYTNACFQTEVTDVEWDEATATWTVRTDRGDVMTARYVVVSSGPFSRPKLPGLPGIETFQGHTFHTSRWDYDYTGGDASGGMHKLADKRVAVIGTGATAIQCVPHLGAEAEHLYVFQRTPSSVDERGNRPTDREWAATLRPGWQRERRENFLTLVTGGEAEQDMVADRWTDSVQTLRAIMPSDDNAVLDADGELFAELADFAKMNSIRSRVEEIVEDPATAEALKPWYRRLCKRPTFSDTYLPTFNRPNVTLVDTGGAGVERITERGLVSGGVEYEVDCIVFATGFDLGAGPAAAAAKTVRGRDGRTLAEHWSGGLKTLHGFYSHGFPNYFRLGASQNASSVNFAHVLDEQSVHVAEVIAAARDRGARYVEPSAEAEAAWVATIRDKEQYNKEFFEQCTPSYYNNEGKPRQRSESYGGGPVEFYALLRQWRAETDMTEVLVEGDAQ, via the coding sequence ATGTCCACCACTGAGGACTCTCGGCGCGAAGCGCTCGATCCGGCCGTACTGGGGTTCGACCCGGATGCCTTGCGGGCGCGCTATCGCGCCGAGCGGGACCGGCGGCTGCGACCGGACGGATCCGAGCAGTACCAGGCGACCACCGGCGAGTTCGGCTATTACGCCGACGATCCCTACGTGGAGCCCGGATTCGACCGCGAAGCGCTGCACGACCACGTTGAGGTGCTCGTGGTCGGAGGCGGGTTCGGCGGCTTGACCGCGGCCGCGAGGCTCGTCGAGCGCGGGTTCACCGACATCCGCGTCGTGGAGAAGGCCGGGGACTTCGGCGGGACCTGGTACTGGAACCGCTATCCCGGCGTGCACTGCGACATCGAGTCCTACATCTACCTGCCGCTGCTGGAGGAACTCGGCTCGTTCCCGGAGTGGAAGTACTCGCCGGGCTCCGAGATCCGCGGGCACGCGCAGGCGATCGGGCGCCACTTCGGGCTCTACACCAACGCCTGCTTCCAGACCGAGGTCACCGACGTCGAGTGGGACGAGGCCACGGCCACGTGGACCGTGCGCACCGACCGCGGCGACGTGATGACCGCGCGCTACGTCGTGGTCTCCAGCGGGCCGTTCAGCAGGCCGAAGCTGCCCGGTCTGCCCGGCATCGAGACCTTCCAGGGACACACCTTCCACACCAGCCGCTGGGACTACGACTACACCGGCGGTGACGCGAGCGGCGGCATGCACAAGCTCGCCGACAAGCGCGTCGCCGTGATCGGAACCGGCGCCACCGCCATCCAATGCGTGCCCCACCTGGGCGCGGAAGCCGAGCACCTGTACGTGTTCCAGCGGACTCCGTCCTCAGTGGACGAACGCGGGAATCGGCCGACCGACCGGGAATGGGCGGCGACGCTGCGGCCCGGCTGGCAGCGCGAGCGGCGCGAGAACTTCCTGACGCTGGTCACCGGCGGCGAAGCCGAACAGGACATGGTGGCCGACCGCTGGACCGACAGCGTGCAGACCCTGCGCGCCATCATGCCCAGCGACGACAACGCCGTCCTCGACGCGGACGGCGAACTGTTCGCGGAACTGGCCGACTTCGCGAAGATGAACTCGATCCGCTCCCGCGTGGAGGAGATCGTCGAGGACCCGGCGACGGCCGAAGCGCTCAAACCCTGGTACCGCCGCTTGTGCAAGCGGCCCACGTTCAGCGACACCTACCTGCCCACCTTCAACCGCCCCAACGTAACCCTCGTCGACACCGGCGGAGCGGGCGTGGAACGGATCACCGAGCGCGGCCTGGTCTCCGGCGGAGTCGAGTACGAAGTGGACTGCATCGTGTTCGCCACCGGCTTCGACCTCGGCGCCGGTCCCGCCGCGGCGGCGGCGAAAACGGTGCGCGGGCGCGACGGGCGCACCCTCGCCGAGCACTGGAGCGGCGGGCTCAAGACCCTGCACGGGTTCTACAGCCACGGCTTCCCGAACTACTTCCGGCTCGGTGCCTCGCAGAACGCGTCCTCGGTGAACTTCGCGCACGTGCTCGACGAGCAGTCCGTGCACGTGGCCGAGGTGATCGCCGCGGCCCGCGATCGCGGTGCCCGCTACGTCGAACCCAGCGCGGAGGCGGAGGCCGCGTGGGTGGCGACGATCCGGGACAAGGAGCAGTACAACAAGGAGTTCTTCGAGCAGTGCACGCCGAGCTACTACAACAATGAGGGCAAACCCCGGCAGCGCAGCGAGTCCTACGGTGGCGGCCCGGTCGAGTTCTACGCGCTGCTGCGGCAGTGGCGTGCGGAGACCGACATGACCGAGGTGCTGGTGGAAGGGGACGCGCAGTGA